One Streptosporangium sp. NBC_01495 DNA window includes the following coding sequences:
- the recD2 gene encoding SF1B family DNA helicase RecD2: protein MQPEERGVSGVSISAVLERITYANEETGYTIARVATDRSGADLLTVVGPLLGAQPGESLRLTGRWASHPKYGKQFEVWSYTTVLPATIQGIRRYLGSGLIKGIGPKMAERIVDHFGVDTLEVIETTPERLVEVPGLGPKRTKMIGVAWEEQKIIKEVMIFLQGVGVSTSIAVRIFKQYGDKSITVVRSEPYRLADDVWGIGFKTADTIAQAVGIPHDSPERVKAGLRYTLSQAADDGHCYLPAPNLVGDAVKILEVPAELTARCLEELVAEEGVVREEVPVGDGSVPAVYLVPFHRAELSLAGALRSLLACEHDRLGAFASVDWDAALKWLRTRTGAELAEEQAHSVRLALTEKVAVLTGGPGCGKSFTVRSIVTLARAKKAKVILAAPTGRAAKRLAELTGHEATTVHRLLQLRPGGDATFDRDNPLDADLVVVDEASMLDLLLANKLVKAVAPGTHLLFVGDVDQLPSVGAGEVLRDLLAAEEEIPRVRLTHIFRQAQESGVVVNAHRVNTGLHPALEGMTDFFLFPCEEPEEIAALTVDVVANRIPRRFGLNPRRDVQVLAPMHRGPAGAGNLNNALQEALTPSREGMPERRYGGRVFRVGDKVTQLRNNYEKGAAGVFNGTVGMVVDIRPDDHKLTVLTDEDENVEYAFDELDELAHAYAVSIHRSQGSEYPAVVIPLATSAWMMLQRNLLYTAITRAKKLVVIVGSRRALAQAVRTRGAGRRHTSLTHRLRGR, encoded by the coding sequence GTGCAGCCGGAGGAACGCGGGGTTTCTGGCGTATCGATCTCAGCTGTTCTCGAACGCATCACGTATGCCAACGAGGAGACGGGCTACACCATCGCCCGGGTGGCCACCGACCGTTCCGGCGCCGACCTGCTGACCGTGGTCGGGCCGCTGCTGGGGGCCCAGCCCGGCGAGTCGCTGCGGCTGACCGGGCGCTGGGCCTCCCACCCCAAGTACGGCAAGCAGTTCGAGGTGTGGTCCTACACCACCGTGCTGCCCGCCACCATCCAGGGCATCCGCCGCTATCTGGGCTCCGGGCTGATCAAGGGCATCGGGCCGAAGATGGCCGAACGGATCGTCGACCACTTCGGCGTCGACACCCTGGAGGTCATCGAGACCACCCCCGAGCGGCTGGTGGAGGTCCCCGGGCTCGGCCCCAAGCGGACCAAGATGATCGGCGTCGCCTGGGAGGAACAGAAGATCATCAAAGAGGTGATGATCTTCCTGCAGGGGGTCGGCGTGTCCACCTCGATCGCGGTCCGCATCTTCAAGCAGTACGGCGACAAGTCCATCACGGTCGTCAGGAGCGAACCGTACCGGCTGGCCGACGACGTGTGGGGCATCGGTTTCAAGACCGCCGACACCATCGCCCAGGCCGTGGGCATCCCGCACGACAGCCCCGAGCGCGTCAAGGCGGGCCTGCGCTACACCCTGTCGCAGGCCGCCGACGACGGCCACTGCTACCTGCCGGCCCCCAACCTCGTCGGCGACGCGGTGAAGATCCTGGAGGTTCCCGCCGAGCTGACCGCGCGGTGCCTGGAGGAGCTGGTCGCCGAGGAGGGCGTGGTCCGCGAGGAGGTCCCCGTCGGCGACGGCAGCGTCCCGGCGGTCTACCTGGTGCCCTTCCACCGCGCCGAGCTGTCGCTGGCCGGCGCGTTGCGCTCCCTGCTGGCCTGCGAGCACGACCGGCTGGGCGCCTTCGCCTCCGTCGACTGGGACGCGGCGCTGAAATGGCTGCGCACCAGGACCGGCGCCGAGCTCGCCGAGGAGCAGGCCCACTCGGTGCGGCTGGCGCTGACGGAGAAGGTCGCGGTGCTGACCGGCGGCCCCGGCTGCGGCAAGAGCTTCACCGTGCGCTCCATCGTCACCCTGGCCCGCGCCAAGAAGGCCAAGGTGATCCTGGCCGCGCCCACCGGCAGGGCGGCCAAGCGCCTGGCGGAGCTGACCGGCCACGAGGCCACCACCGTGCACCGGCTGCTGCAACTGCGTCCCGGCGGGGACGCCACCTTCGACCGCGACAACCCCCTGGACGCCGACCTGGTCGTGGTCGACGAGGCCTCGATGCTGGACCTGCTGCTGGCCAACAAGCTGGTCAAGGCCGTCGCCCCGGGCACGCACCTGCTCTTCGTGGGAGACGTCGACCAGCTGCCCTCGGTCGGCGCGGGCGAGGTGCTGCGGGACCTGCTGGCCGCCGAGGAGGAGATCCCCCGGGTGCGGCTGACCCACATCTTCCGCCAGGCGCAGGAGTCGGGGGTGGTCGTCAACGCCCACCGGGTCAACACCGGCCTGCACCCCGCCCTGGAGGGCATGACCGACTTCTTCCTGTTTCCCTGCGAGGAGCCCGAGGAGATCGCGGCACTGACCGTGGACGTGGTCGCCAACCGTATCCCGCGCAGGTTCGGCCTCAACCCGCGCCGCGACGTACAGGTCCTGGCGCCGATGCACCGGGGCCCGGCGGGGGCCGGCAACCTCAACAACGCGCTGCAGGAGGCGCTGACCCCCTCTCGCGAGGGCATGCCCGAGCGCCGCTACGGCGGGCGGGTCTTCCGGGTCGGCGACAAGGTCACCCAGCTGCGCAACAACTACGAGAAGGGCGCGGCGGGGGTGTTCAACGGCACCGTGGGCATGGTGGTCGACATCAGGCCCGACGACCACAAACTGACCGTGCTGACCGACGAGGACGAGAACGTCGAGTACGCCTTCGACGAGCTGGACGAGCTGGCCCACGCCTACGCGGTGTCGATCCACCGTTCCCAGGGCAGCGAGTACCCGGCGGTGGTCATCCCGCTGGCCACCAGCGCGTGGATGATGCTGCAGCGCAACCTGCTCTACACCGCGATCACCCGGGCCAAGAAGCTCGTCGTCATCGTCGGCTCGCGCCGCGCGCTGGCCCAGGCGGTACGCACCCGGGGGGCCGGGCGCCGCCACACCAGCCTCACCCACCGCCTGCGCGGCCGCTGA
- a CDS encoding serine hydrolase domain-containing protein produces the protein MSKGNGGFSEAGLRRLREVLARHVESERIPGLVALVARGDQTHVEAIGTMRHDDGAPMRRDTIFRMASTTKPVAVAAAMVLLDECRLRLDDPVDRWLPELADRRVLKRADGPLQDTVPARRPISVRDLLTNTLGLGLDMTARTSPMMSAFFEQGVYGQEDGWMLPAPDPDEWMRRLGTLPLMYQPGERWLYNVGDDVLGVLVARVTGQSFETFLRERIFDPLGMTDTGFHVPADKIDRLPPLYAPDPQTGEFTVADEVEGGHHSRPPAFQSGGGGLDSTVDDYHAYFRMLLNGGTHGSERILSRPAVELMTTNRLTPEQHAALQAWARGVVHLSHGQGQHGGWGFGMAVRTYRGDYAPVGQFGWDGGSGTTTYADPDNRLVGILLTQVGMSTPDSARAIHDFWTTLYQAIDD, from the coding sequence ATGAGTAAAGGCAACGGCGGCTTCTCCGAAGCGGGGCTGCGCAGACTGCGCGAGGTGCTGGCACGGCATGTCGAGTCGGAGAGGATTCCCGGACTCGTCGCCCTGGTCGCCAGGGGCGACCAGACGCATGTGGAGGCGATCGGGACGATGCGCCATGACGATGGCGCGCCGATGCGCCGGGACACCATCTTCCGGATGGCGTCGACGACCAAGCCGGTGGCGGTCGCGGCGGCGATGGTCCTGCTGGACGAGTGCCGGCTGCGGCTGGACGACCCGGTAGATCGGTGGCTGCCCGAGCTCGCCGACCGCCGGGTCCTGAAGCGGGCCGACGGCCCGCTTCAGGACACCGTGCCGGCGCGGCGGCCGATCAGCGTGCGGGACCTGCTCACCAACACCTTGGGGCTCGGGCTGGATATGACGGCACGGACCTCTCCGATGATGAGCGCCTTCTTCGAACAGGGGGTTTACGGCCAGGAGGACGGATGGATGTTGCCGGCACCGGACCCGGACGAGTGGATGCGCCGCCTGGGCACGCTCCCGCTGATGTACCAGCCCGGCGAGCGGTGGCTGTACAACGTTGGCGACGACGTGCTCGGTGTGCTGGTGGCCAGGGTCACCGGCCAGTCGTTCGAGACGTTCCTGCGCGAACGCATCTTCGACCCCCTCGGCATGACCGACACCGGTTTCCACGTGCCCGCCGACAAGATCGACCGGCTGCCGCCCCTGTACGCCCCCGATCCGCAGACCGGAGAGTTCACCGTGGCGGACGAGGTCGAAGGGGGACACCACAGCCGGCCCCCGGCGTTCCAGTCGGGCGGCGGCGGACTGGACTCCACCGTCGACGACTATCACGCCTACTTCCGGATGCTGCTGAACGGCGGAACGCACGGGAGCGAGCGGATCCTGTCGCGGCCCGCCGTCGAGCTGATGACCACCAACCGCCTCACGCCCGAGCAACATGCCGCCCTACAGGCCTGGGCCCGCGGCGTCGTCCATTTGTCGCACGGCCAGGGGCAGCACGGCGGCTGGGGTTTCGGGATGGCGGTGCGCACCTACCGCGGCGACTACGCGCCCGTCGGCCAGTTCGGCTGGGACGGCGGAAGCGGCACCACCACCTACGCCGACCCGGACAACCGGCTCGTCGGCATCCTGCTCACCCAGGTCGGGATGTCCACCCCGGATTCGGCGCGGGCCATCCACGACTTCTGGACCACCCTCTACCAGGCGATCGACGACTGA
- a CDS encoding L,D-transpeptidase has protein sequence MLIVERRRLRTPLAGLALATAAVLVTACSGGADPKATAGPGAGTGAGSGAGTASTPAAPQIEISPAKGSRTVRPDKKVVVAASNGALEEVTVESGGQVLEGDFDAERTKWVSTTPMKPASDYTVSARAVDGTTASSSFRTLKPKHELEVADVTPAIKGEKVGVGAPIIVIFNQQIANKAGVEKALEVKAEKPVQGAWRWINDTTVIYRTAKFWQPHQKVTFTARLKGVQGGKDMYGVKDMTKVIQIGAAQISTIDTRKHKMIVKRDGKVVQTMLISAGNASTREYTTTSGVHLAMGKANPERMISPGRKKGDPGYYDLMINHAVRFSNSGEYVHALNNVWAQGRQNVSHGCINSRPDQAKWFYNQVQRGDVITIRGTNREMEWNNGWGFWQLSFKEWRKGSALA, from the coding sequence GTGCTGATCGTGGAACGCCGACGCCTCAGGACGCCGCTGGCCGGTCTGGCCCTGGCGACCGCGGCGGTGCTGGTCACCGCCTGCTCCGGAGGGGCGGACCCGAAGGCTACCGCCGGTCCCGGCGCCGGAACCGGCGCCGGATCGGGTGCCGGCACCGCCAGCACGCCGGCCGCGCCGCAGATAGAGATCAGCCCTGCCAAGGGCAGCAGGACCGTGCGGCCGGACAAGAAGGTCGTCGTGGCGGCCTCCAACGGCGCGCTGGAGGAGGTCACCGTGGAAAGCGGCGGCCAGGTGCTGGAGGGCGACTTCGACGCCGAGCGCACCAAATGGGTCTCCACCACACCCATGAAACCGGCCAGTGACTACACCGTGTCGGCGCGGGCGGTGGACGGTACGACCGCCAGCAGCTCCTTCAGGACGCTCAAGCCCAAGCACGAGCTCGAGGTGGCGGACGTGACCCCGGCGATCAAGGGGGAGAAGGTCGGCGTGGGGGCGCCGATCATCGTCATCTTCAACCAGCAGATCGCCAACAAGGCTGGGGTGGAGAAGGCCCTGGAGGTCAAGGCCGAAAAGCCGGTCCAGGGCGCGTGGCGGTGGATCAACGACACAACCGTGATCTACCGAACCGCGAAGTTCTGGCAGCCCCACCAGAAGGTGACCTTCACCGCCCGCCTCAAAGGCGTGCAGGGCGGCAAGGACATGTACGGCGTCAAGGACATGACCAAGGTCATCCAGATCGGCGCGGCCCAGATCTCCACGATCGACACCCGCAAGCACAAGATGATCGTCAAGCGGGACGGCAAGGTCGTGCAGACCATGCTGATCAGCGCCGGCAACGCCAGCACCCGCGAGTACACCACCACCAGCGGCGTCCACCTGGCGATGGGCAAGGCCAACCCCGAGCGCATGATCTCCCCGGGCCGCAAGAAGGGCGACCCCGGCTACTACGACCTGATGATCAACCACGCGGTGCGGTTCTCCAACAGCGGCGAGTACGTGCACGCGCTGAACAACGTGTGGGCCCAGGGACGCCAGAACGTCAGCCACGGATGCATCAACTCCCGCCCCGACCAGGCCAAATGGTTCTACAACCAGGTCCAGCGCGGCGACGTGATCACCATCAGGGGCACCAACCGCGAGATGGAGTGGAACAACGGCTGGGGCTTTTGGCAGCTGTCGTTCAAGGAATGGCGCAAGGGCAGCGCCCTGGCCTGA
- a CDS encoding helix-turn-helix transcriptional regulator has translation MRTDRLVAILLLLQRREQVTAAEVSRELEVSERTARRDLDALAMAGVPVYSMQGRGGGWRLVGGARTDLSGLTASEARALFLVAGPASAATPAVKAALRKLVHALPEPFRVQAEAAASSLVMDPQRWGSSRVEHRPPRFLDELQDAVIRGVQVRLGYVDSKGAETERTVHPLGIVAKGPSWYLVSNTEAGRRTFRIDRVSSADPTDDPVHRPEDFDLAESWREIADEVDRKRTPLEIQAVCTPHGIGLLRMALGGRLEVGGSTTDGRIEVVIRGHNEYMLAGELAGLVEWLEVTGPPGVRDHLASIGNALVERYG, from the coding sequence GTGCGAACCGACCGGCTGGTGGCCATCCTCCTCTTGCTGCAACGGCGCGAGCAGGTGACAGCAGCAGAGGTCTCCCGAGAGCTGGAGGTCTCCGAGCGCACCGCCCGCCGCGACCTCGACGCCCTGGCCATGGCTGGGGTGCCCGTGTACTCCATGCAGGGCCGAGGCGGCGGCTGGCGCCTCGTGGGCGGCGCCCGCACCGACCTGTCCGGGTTGACCGCGAGTGAGGCCCGCGCCCTGTTCCTGGTTGCCGGCCCGGCCTCGGCTGCGACGCCGGCCGTGAAAGCAGCTCTGCGCAAGCTCGTCCATGCCCTGCCGGAGCCCTTCCGGGTGCAGGCCGAGGCAGCAGCGTCGTCGTTGGTCATGGACCCGCAACGATGGGGGTCGAGTCGGGTCGAGCACCGACCACCTCGCTTCCTCGACGAACTCCAGGACGCGGTGATCCGCGGCGTCCAGGTGCGGCTCGGCTACGTCGACAGCAAAGGCGCCGAAACCGAGAGAACCGTCCACCCGCTGGGCATCGTCGCCAAAGGTCCGTCGTGGTACCTCGTCTCCAACACCGAGGCCGGCCGGCGGACCTTCCGGATCGACCGCGTGTCGTCCGCCGACCCGACCGACGATCCCGTGCACCGACCCGAGGACTTCGACCTTGCCGAGAGCTGGCGCGAGATCGCCGACGAGGTCGACCGCAAGCGAACGCCCCTCGAGATCCAGGCGGTATGCACGCCCCACGGGATAGGCCTGCTCCGGATGGCGCTCGGCGGTCGGCTCGAGGTGGGAGGTTCCACGACCGACGGCCGCATCGAGGTCGTGATCCGCGGCCACAACGAGTACATGCTCGCCGGCGAGCTTGCCGGGCTGGTCGAATGGCTCGAGGTGACCGGCCCTCCGGGTGTGCGAGACCACCTGGCCTCAATCGGCAACGCGCTCGTCGAGCGATACGGCTGA
- a CDS encoding alpha/beta fold hydrolase: protein MFDPVDFPKPTLISVNGVELEVFEAGRQNAGKPIVLCHGWPEHAFSWRHQVPALAAVGYHVIVPNQRGYGNSSRPAEVTDYDIEHLSGDLVALLDHYGYEDATFVGHDWGAMVVWGLTLLHPNRVNKVINLSLPYQERGEKPWVEFMEDVLGGDFYFVHFNRQPGVADAVFEENTFQFLRNMYRKNEPPREPRPGMALIDLARAETPLGEPVMSDSELAVFVSAFESTGFTGSVNWYRNLDRNWRLLADVGPIIQQPTLMIYGDRDVVRRSEKLAEFVPNVEVVNLDCGHWIQQEKPEETNQVITKWLEQQDAI from the coding sequence ATGTTCGATCCAGTCGATTTTCCCAAGCCCACCCTTATTTCGGTCAACGGTGTGGAGCTTGAAGTCTTTGAAGCAGGCCGGCAGAATGCCGGAAAGCCCATTGTGCTCTGTCATGGCTGGCCGGAGCATGCCTTTTCCTGGCGCCATCAGGTGCCCGCCCTTGCCGCAGTGGGCTACCATGTCATCGTTCCGAACCAGCGGGGTTATGGCAATTCATCCCGTCCGGCCGAAGTGACGGACTACGACATTGAACACCTGTCGGGTGATCTCGTCGCACTTCTCGATCACTACGGGTACGAGGATGCCACCTTTGTCGGTCATGACTGGGGTGCAATGGTCGTCTGGGGACTGACCCTGCTGCATCCGAACCGTGTAAACAAAGTGATCAACCTGAGCCTGCCTTACCAGGAGCGCGGAGAAAAGCCCTGGGTCGAGTTCATGGAAGATGTGCTTGGCGGCGACTTCTATTTCGTCCACTTCAATCGGCAGCCAGGCGTCGCGGACGCCGTGTTCGAAGAGAACACCTTCCAGTTCCTTCGCAACATGTACCGGAAGAACGAGCCCCCCAGGGAGCCTCGGCCGGGTATGGCGCTGATCGATCTCGCCAGAGCGGAAACGCCCCTCGGTGAGCCCGTAATGAGCGACAGCGAACTGGCCGTTTTCGTCTCCGCCTTCGAATCGACAGGGTTCACGGGCAGTGTGAATTGGTACAGGAACCTTGACCGCAACTGGCGCTTGCTGGCGGACGTGGGCCCGATCATCCAGCAGCCCACACTCATGATCTATGGCGACCGGGATGTGGTCCGGAGGTCCGAAAAGCTGGCAGAGTTCGTGCCCAATGTGGAAGTTGTCAATCTGGATTGCGGTCATTGGATCCAGCAAGAGAAGCCGGAAGAAACGAACCAGGTGATTACGAAATGGCTGGAACAGCAGGATGCCATTTAG